A single genomic interval of Kogia breviceps isolate mKogBre1 chromosome 6, mKogBre1 haplotype 1, whole genome shotgun sequence harbors:
- the NPY1R gene encoding neuropeptide Y receptor type 1 isoform X1, with translation MNSTLFSQVENRSFYYNFSEKNSQFLAFENDDCQLPLAMIFTLALAYGAVIILGVSGNLALIIIILKQKELRNVTNILIVNLSFSDLLVAIMCLPFTFVYTLMDHWVFGEAMCKLNPFVQCVSITVSIFSLVLIAVERHQLIINPRGWRPSNRHAYVGIAVIWVLAVASSLPFLIYQVLTDEPFQNVTLDAFKDKYVCFDRFPSDSHRLSYTTLLLVLQYFGPLCFIFICYFKIYIRLKRRNNAMDKMRDNKYRSSENKRINILLLSIVVAFAVCWLPLTIFNTVFDWNHQIIATCSHNLLFLLCHLTAMISTCVNPVFYGFLNRNFQRDLQFFFNFCDFRSQDDDYEAIAMSTMHTDVSKTSLKQPSPVSLKKLHSDDNETI, from the exons ATGAATTCAACGCTATTTTCCCAGGTAGAAAATCGTTCATTCTATTATAATTTTTCAGAGAAGAATTCCCAGTTTTTGGCTTTCGAAAATGATGATTGTCAGCTGCCCTTGGCCATGATATTCACGTTAGCTCTTGCTTATGGAGCTGTGATCATTCTGGGGGTCTCTGGAAACCTGGCCTTGATCATCATCATCTTGAAACAAAAGGAGTTGAGAAATGTCACCAACATCCTGATTGTGAACCTTTCCTTCTCAGACTTGCTTGTTGCTATCATGTGTCTCCCCTTCACGTTCGTCTACACGTTGATGGACCACTGGGTTTTCGGTGAGGCAATGTGCAAGTTGAACCCTTTTGTGCAGTGCGTTTCCATCACTGTGTCTATCTTCTCTTTGGTCCTCATTGCCGTAGAACGGCATCAGCTGATCATCAATCCACGGGGCTGGAGACCCAGTAATAGACATGCTTACGTAGGCATTGCTGTCATCTGGGTCCTTGCTGTGGCttcttctctgcccttcctgATCTACCAAGTACTGACGGATGAACCATTCCAAAATGTGACCCTTGATGCGTTCAAGGACAAGTACGTCTGCTTTGATAGATTTCCATCGGACTCTCACCGGTTGTCTTACACCACTCTCCTCTTGGTGCTGCAGTACTTTGGCCCactctgttttatatttatttgctacTTCAAG ATATATATAcgcttaaaaagaagaaacaacgcGATGGACAAGATGAGAGACAATAAGTACAGGTCCAGCGAAAACAAGAGGATCAACATCCTGCTGCTGTCCATAGTGGTGGCGTTTGCGGTCTGCTGGCTGCCGCTTACCATCTTCAACACCGTGTTCGACTGGAATCATCAGATCATTGCTACGTGCAGCCACAATCTgttattcctgctctgccacctcACAGCCATGATCTCCACCTGTGTCAACCCCGTATTTTATGGCTTCCTGAACAGAAACTTCCAGAGAGACCTGCAGTTCTTCTTTAACTTTTGCGATTTCCGGTCTCAGGATGACGACTATGAGGCCATCGCCATGTCCACTATGCACACGGACGTCTCTAAGACATCTCTGAAGCAGCCAAGCCCAGTCTCGCTTAAAAAGCTCCACAGTGACGATAATGAAACAATCTGA
- the NPY1R gene encoding neuropeptide Y receptor type 1 isoform X2, producing the protein MIFTLALAYGAVIILGVSGNLALIIIILKQKELRNVTNILIVNLSFSDLLVAIMCLPFTFVYTLMDHWVFGEAMCKLNPFVQCVSITVSIFSLVLIAVERHQLIINPRGWRPSNRHAYVGIAVIWVLAVASSLPFLIYQVLTDEPFQNVTLDAFKDKYVCFDRFPSDSHRLSYTTLLLVLQYFGPLCFIFICYFKIYIRLKRRNNAMDKMRDNKYRSSENKRINILLLSIVVAFAVCWLPLTIFNTVFDWNHQIIATCSHNLLFLLCHLTAMISTCVNPVFYGFLNRNFQRDLQFFFNFCDFRSQDDDYEAIAMSTMHTDVSKTSLKQPSPVSLKKLHSDDNETI; encoded by the exons ATGATATTCACGTTAGCTCTTGCTTATGGAGCTGTGATCATTCTGGGGGTCTCTGGAAACCTGGCCTTGATCATCATCATCTTGAAACAAAAGGAGTTGAGAAATGTCACCAACATCCTGATTGTGAACCTTTCCTTCTCAGACTTGCTTGTTGCTATCATGTGTCTCCCCTTCACGTTCGTCTACACGTTGATGGACCACTGGGTTTTCGGTGAGGCAATGTGCAAGTTGAACCCTTTTGTGCAGTGCGTTTCCATCACTGTGTCTATCTTCTCTTTGGTCCTCATTGCCGTAGAACGGCATCAGCTGATCATCAATCCACGGGGCTGGAGACCCAGTAATAGACATGCTTACGTAGGCATTGCTGTCATCTGGGTCCTTGCTGTGGCttcttctctgcccttcctgATCTACCAAGTACTGACGGATGAACCATTCCAAAATGTGACCCTTGATGCGTTCAAGGACAAGTACGTCTGCTTTGATAGATTTCCATCGGACTCTCACCGGTTGTCTTACACCACTCTCCTCTTGGTGCTGCAGTACTTTGGCCCactctgttttatatttatttgctacTTCAAG ATATATATAcgcttaaaaagaagaaacaacgcGATGGACAAGATGAGAGACAATAAGTACAGGTCCAGCGAAAACAAGAGGATCAACATCCTGCTGCTGTCCATAGTGGTGGCGTTTGCGGTCTGCTGGCTGCCGCTTACCATCTTCAACACCGTGTTCGACTGGAATCATCAGATCATTGCTACGTGCAGCCACAATCTgttattcctgctctgccacctcACAGCCATGATCTCCACCTGTGTCAACCCCGTATTTTATGGCTTCCTGAACAGAAACTTCCAGAGAGACCTGCAGTTCTTCTTTAACTTTTGCGATTTCCGGTCTCAGGATGACGACTATGAGGCCATCGCCATGTCCACTATGCACACGGACGTCTCTAAGACATCTCTGAAGCAGCCAAGCCCAGTCTCGCTTAAAAAGCTCCACAGTGACGATAATGAAACAATCTGA